The following is a genomic window from Solanum lycopersicum chromosome 6, SLM_r2.1.
taatttatcttcGATGTGATTTCGTTCTCTTATGTTTGTAAAACTGCATCTTGGCCCCTTacttcttcttccatgcggattttcatgatcaaggtttcaagagaggtttccttttgtttgtggcgcatagtttttttgaaattccttccaagaaggtggaagtttatccactatgccacaaacaataagattatgtccaattttaacctcttcggacctaagctctccaacaatcatgataaagtcttgagcttgatctaccactgatttgttgtccacTATTTGGGaacgaaaaaatctactagctgtATATTTTTTTGCTTCAGGCTCTTCGATATCATACTTACTCTACAAttccttccaaattttctttgcactagagtaagttctatcataataatcattaaaattatcaaatagacaataaagaagataataccgacacttataggaatcaccatcataattttccattttctctagatgagaaatagtttgatcatcattcatagaagtgatgtcttctttattagGATTCTTCTCAGTAAACACATAAGAAACTTAagaagacttaagtagaaaaatACTTTACTCTTCCATCTCTTAaaatggttaccattgaaccgaaatgacttgttaagatctcccatcttgacatTCGCGGTTTTTTCGATTGTAGCCatcttgaatctccttaaaattgttaatcttgacatccgcggttttttcaattgtagccatcttgaatctccttaaaattgttagtgaaaaaacttacaagataataaaattgcaagattacaattgaaaataaaatgaagaaataaatctcttcaggctgaggtgcggatatctcgctctctttaaagagattcaagcccactgcaacaaatgttttcaccaggccagcagtagtcctctttgacttgacCTCTCCAGGATACAATAGCCTTCACAAAATATAACTCAagaactctggacaagagttgagtgcaaagctccacaaaaaagaacacctcccttcaactaataagaaatctcctttttgactaactctttcactctatattttctCTTGTATGTGTGGGTATAAACTAAAggaagaccaccactatttatactacaagaagtcttcctaacaatgaataggaagataaatggtatagtaaatagtgaagataatgaccttaggagttacatatgttacaaagaataatggaggaataaataatgaaataaaggTGAGGGATAACCAATGCAAATGGTTAATGAAGAAGTTGTCAATTTCAACGTTCATTGGAACGTTTATTCTCAAAATGAATTCAGTCAATAAAGCCAAAAGTAAAGACATTACATAGCTACCAAAACTGCCCACCATTTGCTGAATGTTTCAGTACTGTTATTACTctaatataaaacaaattaatatattaaatattaatattaaaatgctaaccaacataaatatattataattaagaagttgctatcaaatatattttttatatttaagttgttaCACTTTTAAAGATTAAATCTGActgttaatattttaataagttaaaataatattttaaaattcacgCCCCGAGTCTATATTTTAGGTGTGGCTAGCTCTATATTGAGATTATAAACACTATGCATACAATTACAATTTAAATAGCTTTGTAAATAAGAAATATGGAAGTAGAGATGTTTGAAAAAGCAATTGAAATATTATCTAATTTTACTTAACTTATCTATGAAACATCTACTAAATTGAGGCTAGGTGTCTGGACAAGATTCGTAAATACCTAACTATTTTactgaaaataaataacaattaagTAAATTTAGAACCCACCAAAAACAAAGAGGTTTCACCAAAATGTAATGGAAAGAAATCTTACTAAAGTGTCTGTTGATGATCACAAACACCTGAACCTGCATCATTTGAAGATGCAACATTAAATGATGTCGGTATATGAATATGCGATAtgtaaaatagttaaataaaataacaagctaaattaaatatattgaaatgaaaaaagtaaatataaagGTAGACGGTAAGATAACCAACAGAAAAGTAAAATATGCACATTTACTCTAATAATCAAGCTTAACAACTGAAAATGTATACAATAGTAGCAAATGTTGAAATTGATTAATACTTTTGTTGGGGAGTGTCTCTAACCGGCAACTATCACATGAGTCTATGATGATATAATGTCTTACTCATGTTTTCAGCGTCATCTTATACTTTGTCAGAATAAGGATAAGCTGAACCATGAATCCAATATCTTATTAGCCCTTATCAGGGCTTTCCGAATGATTTGTCCCAACCAACGACACGATCCAATCATGCTCTAGCGGCACAGTTATGAAATTTGAGTTATCAAAATTCTTATCCAACTCGATGCTCATTGGTATTTCCAAAATTATGTAATAATGCTCAATAATTGTAGATGTCCCAGTTAAGGAAAATGTTCCACTTTGCTAAGACTCTCTATGTTGAGTTAATACTCAAAAATGTTTCTTTGTAACTGACAGATGCTTTTAAAAATTATGCTTTATGCGAACTCACTTCACCTCCTCGAAATTAAAATATGCTCTCTTTACGGctaattatgtttttctttccGAAAATAATGCATTTGAAACAAATACATGCTCTTGAAGCTCTTCCAAAATAAtgctttaaaatttgaaatttaatttactcATGAAAACAATGCATAAGAAATCAATATGATAATGACTTCAATAACTCTTACCAACTAAAGGGTACAATGCATAAGAAATCAATATGATAATGGCTTCAATAACTTTTACCAACTAAAGGGTTTATGTAGCATATTAAGTATGAATCAACAATCAAAGATCATTAATAAAATGTGAAGAAATGAAATTTCTATATAACAAAGTTAAATTCTACAATAAGAATATAGAGTAAATTCGAAAATTATTGATCATAGAGTAAAAACCTTACTTTGATGTTACAGATTAAAACAAAAGATGTAGGACACGAGGAATGATTTACTTCCTCATAAATGACGATCTTACCTATCTTAACGTTTAATATATCCTGGCAAAGAATCCTAACATGAAAAAGAGTAATCAAGTAACATTTTCTTGAGATTCTTGAGCTCTCTTCTTGAAAATCTTGTGACcaaagattaaatttttttatcaataattcatGAATAGATGGAGGAATTTGAGTTGGAAAGCTTGAATTCCACGAGAAAAGACTTAACTTTGGTGGACGAGGATGACAGGAAGAAACCAGTTTTAGGGCTCGAAAGAATGgtaaaaaatgaggaaaattgAGCTAAAATCgacttaaataattttctatcatcCAACAACATTTCAACCGGTGAAACGGCTACACAACATTGTTCAAAGCCAAAAAACATATGttcaaaatagaaaatctcTTAAATCTTACTCAACTAGTTCTAGACCGGCATTTTGTTGGTTTAGAATTGTTCATCGCCGACGAAACGCATCTTTAAAATAGAATAtgtgatgaaaataaaatgataataacttTTGACTAAATCTGGATGGCGGTTGAAAGAACACTCATAAGTCTTTAACTTGATAAGTAATAGAACATCTAACTCTTCATATGCCGATAAATATGGTCATTTGACGTTAACTCTTGCCTGAACAGATGTGCAAACTTAGTCGGAAGGAAAACTATTAAAACTTAGTCTAAACCACTGTTGATTCACCTTTCACACTTAGGAATGGACTTTAAAACGCTTGTATACTTAATTATGACGAATGATTTATATCCTTAGAGTTGAATTACGAGGTGTTCGCAATCTCAAACAGTTAAGAATCCATCATTCAATTTTCACTAAATCATTAAtccattatttataaattaatattattttttcaatttcaattattaatttCGATTCAATTTTAAACCGTTTTTAAACAagacttattttttcttttttagaagtATCACTTTAATCATTTTCCTTTTGTACTTGTACATTTTTTCCATCGataataacaagagaaaaggtaAAGAATCCAAATTATTCAGAAATGGCGTTACTTCACTTCACTTCACTATTTTTAAGGCCATAGAACTCATCGATTATCAGCTCTCTCTTCTGCAACTCAACGCCAATGGCTTCTCCCTCACTTTCAAAATCCAATTTCTCCCTtcactccttctcttcttctccatCCTTGTCACAGTTCCCTCATTTCACTTCCATCACCGTTGTTCAACCCAAATTCTTCCCTTCGCAGCTCACCTTCAAACGCTGTCAAAATGCTCCTTCTTTCCCGATTATCAGAGCCCAAAACTCTCCAGGTTTCAATTTTGCTTAAACCCCACTTCATAAGTTCACTTATTTAGTAACGGGtcaatgtttttttcttcttttgttgctTATAGAAGTAATGGGTCGGTTTTGTGTTTTCAGATTTCGTCCCTGATGCGAAGTTTTACAAAGTTGAAGCAATTCTAAGGTGATAGCATCATTTTTCTTTACTAATGTATTCTAATCTGCTTTCTATACTCTGTTTACTGATTCAATTTTGCGTCTTCTGCAAATTTTGGAATGGACTTAGACCTTGGAGAATTCAACAGGTTTCTTCGGTAAGAACTTGATTATTTTCATATGCATGCGCcagtttttagaaaaaaaaaattgaatcttttccTTTTGTGATCCTTAAGGTTGCAGGCCTATATGATTGCTTAAATTGAGGCTCTTTATTGAACTTTTTTGGGTTTCTTTTTACTCAACCCCTATTTTGCATTCTATGACATCATAGTAAAGCCTATATATTGTGGAAAATACTTTTACAGCACAGCTTTAATCTCAGTGGTGATCAAAGTTGTAAAGAGCCAAAGGGTTAATTGAAATGCTGCTAGCTTGCTCTACTGATAAGTTTGAATTTCACCTTGGTTCTTTCTTGTTATACAGTCTTATATCTCCATAGATCTTAATATGTGTATACCTTTTTCTTTGCTATATTGTCATATAATTACCCTATGGATAATCCTTTTGATAGGACAGTATTGAGTTGCTATTAAGCTTTCAGAaacaatttcttattttttgatacTAAGAAGTATTGTCATGGATAAGTTGAAAAAAGTTTGAGGGTAAACGGACTTTAGATCAGGATGTCCTAATAATATCTAGCACGGAAGGCACACTAAGGGGTTCGATATATTGAATTTAGAGGTTGGAGTGAAATGAGGTAAAACGCCCCAGGCGTCATCCACACACAttcatacaaaagaaaaaaaaatattcctcCTGAAACACTACAACATTTAACAATATGGTGAAGTGAAGCCCAGATTCTGTGATGACTATTGAACTCCATTTCACAACTAGATTGAAGGGAGCCATTTTCTGTAGATATTTCAAAACATCTAATGTTTGAAGCTAAAAGGCTCCATTATTTACTCATGTTTTCTGAATTATGAAGGCACTACTGAAAATGGGCATTCGTGGTGTCACTGTTTCGGATGTTCGTGGTTTTGGCGCCCAAGGTGGCTTGACTGAGAGGCAAGCTGGTATggaaatattcatcaattttaagTGTTTATTTACATTGTCTTGAATATTTCTCGATTAAAAAGAGATTCTTCCTTGGGTTTTGAAGTTATCTGCTGCTTTCAGGCTCTGAATTCTCTGAAGACACGTTTGTTGCAAAAGTTAAAATGGAAATTGTTGTCAGCAAAGACCAGGTTTTGAATTTAATAGGCCTTGACCAAGCTTTCTGTGAGCTATCATTTAAAATCATGTGTTAGAAGTATATGATTATAGAAGTATATGGTTAAGGTGTCATTTATCTCTCCTATGTATATAGAAGTTTTATCTAAGTGGTGCTCCTTGCGATATGATTGTGCTTTTTAGATGTTAGTTCTGATATAACCTGTAATGCTGTCTTATTAGGTTGAAGGAGTCATTGCCAAGATAATTGAAGAGGCAAGAACTGGTGAAATAGGTGATGGAAAGATATTCTGTAAGTTTTTCTCTTCATGATCTTGGAGTTTTTGATGTAATATCTCTAACCAAGCTTGAAAGCATTCAGTTAATGTTTCCTCAATGAGTATGCTGTATATTTTCATATGATGATTCATGACATATCTTCTGTACAGGGTAAGGTGTAACACATAAATCATAATCTATTAATCTTTAATTTACTGTGTTGTTTCCAAGCAAATGTTTGCCTGAGTAATCTAAGTGTGTTGCACATGAAGTGGGAAAACCAATGCCAGCCAGCCTTTTAATACGTGCTTGCAATGACAATCCATATATGTATACGAGAAGAAACAAATAGAGATACTAtcccaaaattttaaaataagataaaaagcTGTAggaatttcaaactttttgatCTTTTTACCTTCTATTTTATCAGACAAGAAAATCCATCAGTGACATTGTTCACAATAGTTTAATTGAAGCCCAAATTTGTTGAGCTCTCCTTTGCTTTGAtgcttattttcttaaatatttaaacgTCTTGTGAGAAAACATGATTCCAGTTCTAGCTTATAAAGATACATACATTTATAATTTATCGACACACACACACTCTTCAATGTTTTCCTCTCAAGGCCTTTTATTTTGTGAGTATGTTTCTCATGTTAGAAGCCTATCTTTGatcttaatttcatttattctaCCAAAATGTCGAGCCAAGCCTGGAGTGGATCATCACACAGGTTGTCTGATGCTACAAGAGCTTATTGTGTGCTCAAGTTAATGGCCATATTTGTATTAGCAAGTGGTTTGTTAAtggacatatttttttctttagtattaaaactaaaaaagataCAGGTATGTATTCAGAAGAAATTTATTGAAGAGCATAAAACACAGTTTCCAGTGGTAATTAGTTCACATGTATGTATTTGGGAGGGATCCTTTACTTTTGGCCAAGCCTCTATTTTGCAAGGGATCTCTTGGGTAATATTAGCGCAATCACATTACATAGTTTTGATCTTGCTAACGTTTAAGCATGACATGTTTTTCCTTGCAAAGAAAATCTTAAACGAGTGAAAGAGACCCTGAAGTTTCAAAGTGGCTGTTAAAGTTGGGCCATCTATTGGCTGTTAAATGATGTGCTAGACATTATTgtctttatgaaaatattacaaaatgtaCTGAATTGTTGAtgctgttttttttaaaaactttggCAGTGACTCCCATCTCCGATGTTATAAGAGTTCGCACTGGTAAGTAGAATGTTTTGCTTAATGATACTCCATTTGTATTTATAAGTTAGATAGTCTCCGTAGGTTgattaatcatttaaatttcatatcctTCATAGAGGTTTGAACTTGTCCCTTGTAATGATTCTATGGTATGCTGGAACAGGTGAACGGGGAGAAAAGGCAGAGAGGATGATGGGAGGGCATGCTGATATGTCCTCTGCATTATCAACTTCTTGAGCGGCAACGCCTCTATCTTGAAGTTGAAACGTTTAATCATCTTTAGTTGTGTGCAGTCAAGTAGggaacaaaataaataagttgGAGACTTACCATGTACCTGTGGTTTCAGTAGCCAATTTCCATAAAAATCGTAGCTTAACAGCCATTTCGTATATGCACACTTCAGCTCAATCGTGGTAACTTTGCCCCCTCCCCCGTTTTGGGTGAAGTTGTGCTGTAATATGTTGGTCGATCACTGTGGATATTGAATGATAAGCTATTCAAGCAATTTCCTAAATGAGCCGTTCATATATATCAAATCTGTAACTTTAGCCTTTTTAGATCCCCATGTGTGTACTCTCATGTGCAATATATATTGAACCATTAATTCAGGCTGATGCCAAATTTCAGCAGCATTGGTCGCAGTGAGATATGCACTGCGCCCAGCTTCAGACATAGCTGCTGCAATAACCGCTCTGCGGTCACAGGATTCTGGTAGTCCAAAGACTCATCCTCATGAAACTCATCTCCCACCATTATTTTCCTTGTTACCAAAAAATATAGTCTCATTATTGGAAGCAATATAAAGTCTACGTTCACTTCACTTTCTTAGGTTCATTTGTGGAATTACACCGAGTAGGTATGTTTGTGTTGTTGTTACTTGATTCCTTTGTTATTATACCAAGCTTGTGCAAATCCACGTATCAATAGTGACAAAATGACCACTTCTAGTGCTGCAAAAGAATCAATCATATACAGACAGAGAATGAAGGTGGCTAAACTTGTAAGTACTAAGCTTATATGACACTATTAaaagaatatcttttttttgtattttggaaactaattttagtttaaattatctattttatcctaaaaaaaatactttttataatCAACAATCTTTCATGATATATTTTGAGATCAATCCAAATAAATAGTTAGTGACAAATAGAAAATAGTTGTATTACTTTCATCTCTGGTCATTTGATTCTCCGCCAAACCCACCATTTGTTGGAATTTTGAAAGCATCGTGTGCATTAAGAATCTTTGAATTCAAACATATAGTACACTATACATTTGCTAGTACGGATAAACACAGGTTGGATTtagaattttataatttatcgaTAATGGGTTATCGATTTAGTGGTTTTAGTAAaagtatactttttttttattatcggATTATTGATTCTTAATGGTATGAAATTTTTCCTTAACGGATCAATCAATATATTATTCGGTATATAAAGTACTTGATTTGCTTTTGTAGTTTTGCAAAAGATGCAATCTATTAACACGCGTGCATGGTTTATTTGGCTTTGTCATCTTAtttctaagtgatttttaatgatatttttttatgtcaaatcttAACAGTTAACTCAATAACTGAACAATAAATTCACTGTAAATTAATATCTTAATAATTCTGTAACGATTTAGCATATTACAAATTGATCAATAAGTTAAAccgataaatttcaaaattataatgatttagcgtattataaattaataaccGATAAGTTCATTTGATGAATCGATCAATACGCAATCCTAATTATAATAGTGACAAATAGAAATGGTAGAAAATAGTTGGTCATTTGATTCTCCCACAAGCACACCATTTGTTGGAATTTTGAAAGCATTGTGTTATCTCAATAATCCTGCTGGCGTTCTCAGCAGCAAGTGATCTTGTCAATGAAGaatcctcttcttttttttctttttctttttttagtgaATTAAGAATCTTTGAATTCAACCATATACACCATAGATTTGCtagttattttgaattttaagatTTATCGATAATGGATTATTAATTTAGTTGTTTTAgtaatagttttgaattttttttattattgagttattgatttttaatagtttgaagttttttctttaacaaatttatcgatatatatttatataattttacttaTAAAGTACTTAACTTAGAGCTtagtttcatatttaatttccaGATGTCTCAAACTCACAGTTATATTGGAGCGCGTCAGTGTTTGTTTTTGCAGTCTCAAGATGCAATCTATTTACTCATGTACATGGTTCATTTGgtttttcatcttatttctaaGTGACTTTTAAtgataatttctcaaaatattaatGGTTAAACCAATAACCGAACCGATATTTTAATAGTTCTATAACAACTTTAACATGTTAACGAATCAATAACTCATAAATCAAACTGATAAGCTtttaaatcaaaccaaattgaTTAATATGCAACACTATTTATAACGACTAAAACATCTG
Proteins encoded in this region:
- the PIIGLB1 gene encoding PII-like protein; this encodes MASPSLSKSNFSLHSFSSSPSLSQFPHFTSITVVQPKFFPSQLTFKRCQNAPSFPIIRAQNSPDFVPDAKFYKVEAILRPWRIQQVSSALLKMGIRGVTVSDVRGFGAQGGLTERQAGSEFSEDTFVAKVKMEIVVSKDQVEGVIAKIIEEARTGEIGDGKIFLTPISDVIRVRTGERGEKAERMMGGHADMSSALSTS